A genomic segment from Thermoplasmatales archaeon encodes:
- a CDS encoding MBL fold metallo-hydrolase: MRISDNVQLIDGTMANCYFIKINDKNILVDCGTKSSAKKIIKFFEVLGISPNIVLITHDHPDHIGGLSIIYDRFKPEIYANKIEVPTIQGKEKMRTAGTFMSRVVGGLMKSMPVQDVLPLEKFKMKDLSVVETPGHTAGSTSFFYEPERMMFVGDAVVVHNGELNINKQFTADMDEAKKSEKKIISYSPVTILPGHGKPLRI; encoded by the coding sequence ATGCGAATCAGCGATAACGTTCAACTTATAGACGGAACAATGGCCAACTGTTATTTTATCAAGATTAATGATAAGAATATTCTCGTTGACTGTGGGACGAAGTCATCAGCTAAAAAGATCATAAAATTTTTTGAAGTCCTAGGAATTTCACCTAATATTGTTCTGATAACACATGATCACCCGGATCACATAGGTGGCCTCAGCATTATTTACGATAGATTTAAGCCAGAAATATATGCAAATAAGATCGAAGTCCCGACCATACAGGGCAAAGAAAAAATGCGTACGGCAGGAACATTCATGTCTAGAGTTGTCGGTGGCCTCATGAAGTCCATGCCAGTTCAGGATGTTTTGCCACTCGAAAAGTTTAAAATGAAGGATCTTAGCGTTGTGGAGACACCGGGACATACGGCGGGAAGTACCTCGTTTTTTTACGAACCTGAGAGAATGATGTTTGTTGGAGATGCCGTTGTGGTACACAATGGGGAACTCAACATAAACAAACAATTCACTGCCGACATGGATGAAGCAAAGAAGTCCGAGAAAAAAATAATATCATACTCGCCTGTAACGATACTTCCAGGACATGGAAAACCACTCAGGATTTAG
- the mptA gene encoding GTP cyclohydrolase MptA has translation MIESPDVQATSPYYKISINEAGVSGVKFPIKIERNGHIIDLSATANVFVDLPEGRKGADFSREIESIYSVISSHSLHSIEDVSFKVASLALEKMPYSTVSRVYVSADYFRKGKNDAGMDIFVPYTIFSNAVARSNGVHRLSIGVVVQGMSSCPCAMESTRALMVSDFPELEVALKKIPTVTHNQRNRITLEIETPDGSLPEADDMIKICEDVLGGSLQSLLKRMDEARLVYNSHKKPMFVEDIVREVAAKAAEKFADFPQETMIKVSSESDESIHPHNARAHISLSLREIKEQLDKTKS, from the coding sequence GTGATAGAATCCCCAGACGTACAGGCAACGTCACCATATTATAAAATTTCAATAAATGAGGCAGGAGTTTCTGGCGTAAAATTTCCCATAAAGATTGAGAGAAATGGGCATATCATAGATCTTTCTGCCACTGCCAACGTTTTCGTTGACTTGCCAGAAGGGAGGAAGGGTGCCGATTTCTCAAGAGAAATAGAATCTATTTATAGTGTTATTTCGTCCCATTCGCTTCATTCTATCGAGGATGTCTCGTTCAAGGTCGCCTCTCTAGCTCTTGAAAAGATGCCTTATTCAACAGTCTCCAGAGTTTACGTATCTGCGGACTACTTCAGGAAAGGAAAGAACGATGCAGGAATGGACATATTTGTGCCTTACACAATATTCAGTAATGCAGTGGCGCGATCAAACGGCGTGCATAGACTTTCTATCGGTGTTGTTGTTCAAGGGATGAGCTCATGCCCATGTGCTATGGAATCAACTCGCGCGTTAATGGTTTCCGATTTCCCAGAGTTGGAAGTGGCATTGAAAAAAATACCAACTGTAACGCACAATCAGCGGAATAGGATCACGCTTGAGATAGAGACACCAGATGGTAGTCTACCAGAGGCGGATGATATGATCAAAATATGCGAAGATGTTCTTGGAGGTTCTCTGCAGTCATTATTGAAGAGGATGGACGAAGCCAGACTTGTATATAATTCACATAAGAAACCAATGTTTGTGGAGGACATAGTACGCGAAGTAGCTGCTAAGGCAGCTGAAAAATTTGCTGATTTTCCTCAAGAAACTATGATCAAAGTTTCATCTGAAAGCGACGAAAGCATCCATCCTCACAATGCAAGAGCGCATATCTCTCTTAGTCTTCGTGAAATCAAGGAACAGTTGGACAAAACTAAATCCTGA
- a CDS encoding prefoldin subunit beta: MENDISQYIQNQLKQAQQIESQIEQVVSQRYQLDSRIKELEKSLKELSSISEDTPVYKSVGNILYRVEDRKKLIDELSEQKELSEIRIKTLERQQKTLEDKYKEIETLVQQKYAEETSKRGTSQ, translated from the coding sequence TTGGAAAATGATATAAGTCAGTATATTCAAAATCAACTTAAGCAAGCTCAACAAATTGAATCCCAGATAGAACAGGTTGTCAGTCAGAGGTATCAGCTTGATTCTCGAATTAAAGAGCTCGAGAAGTCTCTTAAGGAGCTCTCTTCGATATCCGAGGATACACCAGTATACAAAAGCGTTGGAAATATACTCTATCGGGTAGAGGATCGAAAGAAATTGATAGATGAACTTTCCGAACAGAAAGAGCTAAGCGAAATAAGAATAAAGACTCTAGAGCGACAGCAAAAAACTCTTGAAGATAAGTATAAGGAAATAGAGACGCTTGTTCAGCAGAAGTATGCAGAAGAAACTTCTAAAAGAGGAACATCACAGTGA
- a CDS encoding CTAG/PCC1 family protein, giving the protein MKFEVKITVQKSEFGDYIRAMQPDLVSNVGRSRIRIDENSNYFYIYISSPDIAAMRAALSSFTRWFKVVTDIMKGVE; this is encoded by the coding sequence TTGAAGTTTGAGGTCAAGATAACTGTCCAAAAGAGTGAGTTTGGTGATTATATTCGTGCTATGCAACCTGATCTCGTTAGCAACGTCGGAAGATCAAGAATAAGAATCGATGAAAATTCGAACTACTTTTATATTTATATATCATCGCCTGATATCGCAGCAATGAGAGCAGCCTTGTCTTCGTTTACAAGATGGTTCAAGGTTGTAACCGATATAATGAAAGGGGTCGAATAG
- a CDS encoding DUF973 family protein codes for MSESEETLLDSTVCEDELSRLRKASALMVVLTLMAYLNFVLKLLAVDVIVIVLGILAFIFLFRTFSGLGYISERYSIGNMGVILEILGVLLAFSGYFSLLNRSFYGLFLAIPGLVIAIIGLILVAVGIHRLGAGLDSSSLKTGAYLTVIPFLNIIGWIVVLIGSY; via the coding sequence ATGAGTGAAAGTGAAGAAACTTTACTAGATTCTACCGTTTGCGAGGATGAGCTGAGTAGACTGCGGAAAGCATCGGCTCTCATGGTTGTCCTCACTCTTATGGCTTATTTGAACTTCGTGCTCAAGTTGCTGGCCGTAGACGTAATAGTAATTGTTCTCGGAATTTTGGCCTTTATTTTCCTTTTCCGCACTTTTTCAGGTCTAGGATACATATCTGAAAGATATTCTATTGGTAATATGGGCGTGATTTTAGAGATACTTGGGGTGTTACTGGCTTTCAGCGGTTATTTTTCTCTTCTGAATAGATCATTTTATGGCCTTTTCTTAGCAATACCCGGCCTGGTGATTGCCATAATAGGTCTTATTTTGGTTGCTGTTGGTATTCATAGACTTGGAGCAGGTCTTGATAGCTCCTCACTCAAAACAGGAGCATATCTTACAGTAATACCTTTTCTTAACATTATAGGCTGGATTGTGGTGCTTATAGGATCTTATTGA